From the genome of Cryptococcus tetragattii IND107 chromosome 8, whole genome shotgun sequence, one region includes:
- a CDS encoding protein transporter SEC61 subunit alpha, giving the protein MGFRFLELVRPFMSILPEVTAPEKKVVFNHKIAWTAVTLLIFLVCSQVPLYGIMSSDSSDPLYWLRAILASNRGTLMELGITPIVTSGMIMQLLAGAQLIDVDFSLKDDRALFGAAQKLFAMVISLGQATVYVLTGLYGSPSSLGAGVCLLLILQLVSASLIVILLDELLTKGYGLGSGISLFIATNICESIVWKAFSPNTVNTGRGPEFEGAIIALFHLLFTWNDKTRALKEAFYRDRLPNIMNLLATVAVFAAVIYLQGFRIEIPIKSSKMRGQRGTYPVKLFYTSNMPIMLQSALTSNVFLVSQMLAGRFPDNLLVRLLGVWEPMENNPTQLSAVSGIAYYMSAPHSLTSALKDPFHTVIYIAFIVTACALFSKTWIEVSGSGPRDVAKQLKDQNMTLAGHRDASIYKELKRIIPTAAAFGGATLGLLSVVADMMGALGSGTGILMATTIIYGYFELGIKENAGIDASGLGDLLF; this is encoded by the exons ATGGGCT TCCGTTTCCTTGAGCTCGTCCGACCATTCATGAGCATCCTCCCAGAGGTCACTGCTCCTGAAAAGAAG GTCGTTTTCAACCACAAGATCGCCTGGACAGCCGtcaccctcctcatcttcctcgtctgcTCGCAGGTTCCGCTCTACGGCATCATGTCCTCTGACTCCTCCGACCCTCTTTACTGGCTTCGTGCTATCCTCGCTTCCAACAGGGGTACCTTGATGGAGCTTGGTATCACCCCCATCGTCACTTCTGGCATGATCATGCAGCTTCTCGCAGGTGCCCAGTTGATTGATGTCGACTTTAGCCTCAAGGACGACCGCGCCTTGTTCGGTGCTGCCCAGAAAT TGTTTGCCATGGTTATTTCCCTTGGTCAAGCTACCGTTTACGTCTTGACCGGTCTTTACGgctctccctcctctctgGGCGCGGGTGTCTGTCTTCTCCTTATTCTCCAGCTCGTTTCTGCCTctctcatcgtcatcctcctcgatgAACTGCTCACCAAAGGTTACGGTCTTGGTTCCGGTATCTCTCTTTTCATCGCTACCAACATTTGCGAATCTATCGTTTGGAAAGCCTTTTCTCCTAACACTGTCAACACTGGTCGTGGACCCGAGTTTGAAGGTGCCATCAtcgccctcttccaccttttgTTCACTTGGAACGACAAGACCCGCGCTCTCAAGGAAGCCTTCTACCGTGATCGTCTTCCCAACATTATGAACCTCCTCGCGACCGTCGCTGTCTTTGCTGCTGTGATTTACCTTCAAGGTTTCCGAATCGAGATCCCCATCAAGAGCTCCAAGATGAGAGGCCAGAGGGGCACTTATCCCGTCAAGCTTTTCTACACTTCCAACATGCCTATCATGCTCCAGAGCGCTTTGACCAGCAacgtcttcctcgtcagTCAGATGCTTGCCGGTCGATTCCCTGACAACTTGCTCGTCCGTCTTTTGGGCGTTTGGGAG CCTATGGAGAACAACCCTACTCAATTGAGCGCCGTCTCCGGTATCGCCTACTACATGTCCGCTCCTCATTCTCTCACCTCTGCCCTCAAGGACCCCTTCCACACTGTCATTTACATTGCCTTCATTGTCACCGCCTGtgccctcttctccaagacTTGGATCGAAGTTTCTGGCTCTGGTCCTCGGGATGTGGCCAAGCAGTTGAAGGACCAGAACATGACTCTTGCAGGGCACAGGGATGCGTCTATTTAcaaggagttgaagaggatcaTTCCAACTGCTGCGGCGTTTGGAGGCGCGACACTGGGCTTGTTGAGTGTGGTGGCTGATATGATGGGTGCTTTGGGAAGTGGAACTGGTATTCTGATGGCCACTACTATTATCTACGGAT ACTTTGAGTTGGGTATCAAGGAGAACGCTGGTATCGACGCTTCTGGCCTCGGTGACCTTC TCTTCTAA